In Siniperca chuatsi isolate FFG_IHB_CAS linkage group LG24, ASM2008510v1, whole genome shotgun sequence, the DNA window CACAGCCCTCCACTTGTGGTTGTGGAATGCATTTTGCTTTCTCTCGCTCTGTTTTCCTTCGCCtcctttccacacacacacacacacacacaccgactgAACAGCTGGACTGTTTTTTCTCAGCTGTTGGCTCATGCTTTGGGATTCTGTATAATGGAATATATAGCCTGCGATGGCCCAGTATGACATCATTTCTCTCTGAAGTGAGCCCTGTGCATATCTTCAAGTGCTTTCACCCTCAGTAGCAcaacacacatttgcaaatatGTCTCTTGCAACTTCTTGCCAAAGCAAACTCCATTCTGCCTCTTGTCATACTTTAACATGAGTGAAAAAGGGAAGTGGAACAAAGGAGAGCTAGCTAGATAACATGCCAGCTGTTGCTTCTAAAAATGACCTGCATGGAGAACATGACATTGCCTGTGGGTGAGAGTAATCAAAGTTGTGTTATTTTGGTCAAAGGCACTAGAATTAGCGGTTTGTCATAGCCATATTTTTGCCAGCTTTCTTTCTCTGATGTCTTATTTTGGAAAACAGATGTAGTATGCTATAAGAGTTTTAACTGCCATAGTAAACATGTGTTGTGAGGCTTTTATCGCATGTAAAAGGCAAGCTCCAACAGAAGACATAAAGAGTCTAATTGGAGATGTGTTTGATGTTCCTGTTGAAAGTTCACAGAGTTTAAGAGCTATTTCTAGAAGTTGCTAATGGagctttttcttcctcttgcaGCTACAGTAATGTTGTGCTTTTGTTGTTCAGTTTTCATccagaatcttttttttttaaatccaattttCTGGCCTCCCCTTTTTTTTGCCCTTATCCCTTTCATTTCCTgcctttattttcttcctcttctctctttcctcctcctcttcttttccacCTTTATCTCCTTTTCCCCCACAGAATGCATACCCCAGGCCTTCAGTATACCGCTCTCCCAGGTCATTGCTAATGACAGAACACACAGGCAGCGTCAGGACAGCTATCGTCAGGACCCTCCACAGCGCGAGGAGCACAAGGACTCCTCCGACCTTGTCTCGTCCATTTTACAGGTCTGTCAGATTATCTGTCAATTACATGCCTCTCGTTGGGTTGAGACAATTCCttttatttaagacatttttaaggacaaaaataaatgatgttgAACTAGAATGAGACAAATTGTCCCATTTGTACTGTATGAAAAGCCAAATCTAACTCTTGGTTCATCAATCTAACTCTGTCCTTCAGTTTGCCACCAAGCGGCCGTCCAATAAGGAGTTATCCAGCAGTAACTCCTCTTTGAGTTCCACATCGGAGACAGCCAATGAGTCAACGTCACCCAACACGCCCGAGGCTGCACCACGATCACGCAGGAGGGTGAGACAACATCATATAATTAATCCCAGTCTGAGCTACAGACTGGGGatcaggtgtttgtgttttatccagTTGAACCcgtgtttaaaaaaaagcatgatCATCCTCCAGGGAGGCATGTCAGTGGACTCGATCACAGACCTGGACGACAACCAGTCCCGCCTGCTTGaggctctgcagctctctctgcCGGCCGAAACGCCGAGCAAGAAGGAGAAGCACCGGGACAAGAGGCTGAGCCTCAATCCCATCTACCGCCAGGTGCCCCGGGTGGTCGACAGCTGCTGTCAGCACATCGAGAAAAACGGTGAGCAGCTACTTGACCACTGTAGCCAACATGTATGTTCATCCAGTCTTTCATTTATCTTCTGTTACTACAATGATACTTTCGTCattgagtttttttttccttctccacTCAGGTTTGCAGACCGTGGGCATCTTTAGAGTGGGAAGCTCCAAGAAGAGAGTCCGACAGGTGAGTGTTCTTGagtattccctcatttggtgttttgatgatggcgGTGGAGAGCGACGTCTAATGTGACGCTCCAAAATCTCAAATGGGTGTTCAGTTGGGTTGTGACTGCGAGGGTATGGAAGCATtatgtcattaagtgtcatttatGCCCACAGATTAGACGCACTGCGCCGTGCAGTACCCTGTTTCCTAACAACAAATCAAAGGCTAATTTTGCAGAAAGTGAAATGCCTTTTTTGTGCGAAATGCTATTCACACATTCTTTTCCATCCACAGAAatcatcagcaacaaacaaaacctCCTTTCTAAGAATAGATTGTGTGATAACCAACACAGTGCAACCAAAATGTTGTTGATGGTGCCAAAGTTGCATTTGCCATTGTATTAATGTAAACAGAGCTGGTCCTAATGCTGTATTAGTTATTCAAGCAAACAGTCTTACCAGCACGATACACCTTTCATGATCTATTACCTTTGACTCCAGTGAATACACAGCCAAAGAATATGTAGATTGGGGTTTTATGGGTCAATCAGCGTGGGCAGCATAAATTTAcataatctttttttgttgcatgtttttaTAACACTGACTTCCACTTGTAGCAGTTACAGGGAACTAGAGACACTTATTGGTTATTGAGGAAGGGGAGATTATTCATTCACTAACACGCAACAAGCACACTTCTTTGACCTTCAGGTAGATGTCCAAGGTTACTTGAATTACTTCATAAGAAGTTATTACATTTGAATGAAAGACTGACCTTCAGGTAAAAAGAGCAGAGGTGCCATATCACACAGCACAGGCCACATATTCAGTGAGTGAGGCCACGAGATGAGATGCATTAGGACTCATTCAGTTCCTCAGGTGACAGTGATTGTTTGATCACATCGTACATTCACTTTTTAGCAATTAATCAGAGCAGCACGTTGCAatcaggaaaaaacaaaaccctctGAGGCACAGGGCACAATCAGTCATCATTTGTGTGCCAATGGAGAATAACCTACATGTCccaaatattttgaaatgtgtctAAATTGAATCATTATCTAGTGTTCTGTTTGGGGTCCTGGAGACCCCACCCCTCtttaacagatgaaaaaaaagatacattgttttattatcttgaTGCTTAATGCCTTTTCCTAATTGTTTGAGAATTGCTAATAAGCGTGATTTTGTTCAGATGACATGTTTCAGAAATCTGCTACATGAAGTGACGCGTTATTTCAGTTTGGGGGTTTCGGACACCCcagctgaaaatgtttaatgataaaatctattaaatatatttttttttgcactcCTTCCGTTTGAACTTCTCAACTGTCACTCACCCAGCAACTGCATTCACAAAAGGTTATTCTGGTTATGAAAGGTGTTATGTGTGCCTTTTATTTCTTTAGAGGGAATTTTCATACTGGTGCCTTATGGGGCAACAATCTTTATATAAATTATTCACAATAGTCACTATGTAGGAACTTGCAGAACAACATTTAAAGAACCAGAGGCAAATAGAAGAGAATTAAATAGACCAAATTACTTgttaaaaacaactaaaaagtAATGTGTTAATGGACCACTCTACTCCTGTGTTTATAACACCTATAAACTCATTAAATCAAATGGTTTGTATTCACACATCTGTATACTGTGTGCGACAAGTGTAAATATCCATTTTGCGTTCTCTGCTGGTCTGTGTTGATACAATTCAATGTCAACATTtatgcatttgacaccattgtcAGCTTACTGTGATATAAGAACTTATTAGCTTAATATATTGTGAATGTAATGTGAAAACTGGTATATAAGCGAATATGCTGTGCAGATGACCACTGTATATCATCATGGCTGACGTAGTTCTCTGGAAGTCTTTCAAAGGTCAGATTGTAGATATTAAGTTGCATAGTGGTAAAACTAGTTTGAACGCAGAGTCTTCCAGGTCACTTGGAGGACCAACaggaagtgagtgtgtgtgggtgtgtgcgctACCTAGAATATAATATCCTTTGTTATGTGCGGAGGATGTTTCTGaatccccctcttcctctctttctcctttgccctctcttttcttttcatgactCCTTCAGCTACGCGAGGAGTTTGATCGCGGCGTTGATGTCTCGCTGGATGAGGAGCACAGCGTTCACGATGTAGCTGCTCTGCTGAAGGAGTTCCTCAGGGACATGCCAGACCCGCTCCTCACCAAGGAGCTCTACACGGCCTTCATTAACACCACATGTAaattcccccccccctttctgTCTGACCTTGATCCTCCTCTTGTTTCTTCCTTCTCTTactcttttctccattttttttctttttcacccaATCCATCCTAACCTGTGTTGCAGTGTTGGATCCAGACGAGCAGCAGAATGTTACTCAGCTACTGGTCTACCtgctcccagcatgcaacagtgATACGCTCCACCGCCTCCTTGAGTTTCTGTCCACCGTGACTGACCACGCCCATGACCGGCAGGACAAAGTTGGACAGGAGGTGAGCGCCAGTTTTTATCAACAGGAAATATGACTAAAAAAAGTTCATTAAATCCATGAATTAAGTGgcaaagaataaaaacatgagGAAAAAGATCATGTCCAAAACATCCAAATGTAGTTGCTTTTAGTCGTGTGCAAACAGCTTATTGGCAGCATTTTGTGTACCTTGTGTTTCCACCTCATTGGGAGGAAATTACCAAAAAAGTGATAGGAATCAGTTTGTGTTGCTGGTATGTACACATATCTCTCTGTGCCTGTCAGGCCTGAAACAGCACGAgctgtctgtttacaggtcttagGGACtatactgcatatgtgaaaaaagttgtgaaAAGCCTATTATAGGGAGCTGCACGAAATCTGATGaactgcctcaagtgatgtcacttgtgCCGTCTGTTGAGGCtaaagactacaagtttgaaaatgagaaagatctgatggtgtggagttagaaagaagtgagatTAACAGATCTCTGTAGCTCGCTCCTCGTCTCTGCTTGAGGCGAGcagcttgaggctacattagccactgcTAGCATAACAGCCCCAAatctcagatcaaactgtctgCGATCAAGTTGGATTGTGgttaatgtaggtgccaggttttgacaagcgAGCAGAATACGTgcaataaaaaagacgatatctctggttctgctgcgtcgattttgttaattttttttttaaactgtccatcatgagtttGACAGTGTTGGTGGTTTTGACAGATATACAGTCAAAACTGTTCAGGCAATACATTTGAACAAACTGCAGTTGTGGGAACTCTAATGACAAATGATCTCAGACCCTAAGTATAATTTACAATTATTATCTAAATTGTATCTTCGTACAGTTAAGTGTCATTCATAATGTGCTTTCTGACATcatgatctctctctctctgttctacTCTGTTCTCTCCCAGTTGCACACCCCCTTTAGCCTTTAATTCCCAGACCATGGACtcatgcatgtttatgtgtgtcaggagataaagtttgttttagtgtctctgcatgtgtgtgggtttgaATCTCACCACTTTGTtcaaaggagtgtgtgtgttgtgagagagaagcagagagtgtGTTTTCGCATGTTTGTGCGCAGATGGAAGTGTGTTTCGTTGTCTCacattgatgtgtgtgtgttttttcccttcACGACTCCATGGCTCCAGTATCTGTATTTGAGATCGTGACAGGAAGTCGGCGCGGTTCACACTCGGAGCAACACATCAGTACTTTTGGCCGCTTGTGACTCCCATCTCTCCTTTGGGACTGGGAGTGGAAAGGGAGGAAGCTGGGAAAGAATCAGAAAAATGAATTTATCACTAAAAAAGTTGTCCAAGCTTTGATGGGCTTATAATTTTAGATGCTAACTGTGTCACAGGATGTACACCAACAACCCTAGTAGAAACAGGTTCAGCTgtcacacactccacacactttgtgtgtgttaacgAACCCCATGTGCCACCTTTTATCCATCTTTTGctcaaagtgacaaaaacagagGGGGGACATGACAAGAGATGCAGAACTTTGGAGGGAGAGGTGAGAAAATCAACATGAAAGGATGGATAGAGGATGGAGGAGATGTAAGTGGGAGAAGAAGAgtcaggagggaggagaggaaatgtcTCCAAGGACCGTGTAATTGCAGCAAAACACTGTGATGCCATTTCTGAAGGActtttcaggtttttttatttttctccttatAAGGGAGGGAAACAGTTCCTGATATATCCAACAATGTAGAATGTGTCTGCAAAGGTGAAGGACAAACTTACAAAgcctttacatttttttgctaAATACTATTACTTTGCTATTACTTCTAAATGACATGACACATCACATGTAAAACTGCTTCTAAACTGAGTGCAaattacagccatgctagcagcatggctaaaaggcaatgttggtctgtccaccactttggcccagactgaaatatctcaacagctattagTTTGCCATGAAGTTTTGTATAGAcgttcatggttcccagaggaggCTTCCTAATGACTTTTTCCGTTAGGGCCacaatgaggttgacatttgtggttttgagtgaaatatctcaacaattattggatggatttccatgttCCCCTctggatgaattataataactttgatgaacccctaacttttcatctagcaccatcatcatgtcaaaatttcagtttgtccaactGGTTTATTACcatatacctgcaaaactaatgatgtcagcctcagttgtactttgtgtttagtgctaattagcaattgttagcatgctaacactataAACCAAGATGGTACATTTGGTAAACATGATACCTGCTTtacgtcagcatgttagcatgttgaaattagcatttagcttaaagcccTGCTGTGCTTAACTactgcctcacagagccactgcTAGTATGTCCGTAGACTCTTTGTGTTTTCCCTATCAAATTTACTTCAGTTAACAGTTAACAAcactaagtacattttctcgttctacagttttattttgaaaattatttcTGGTGGATCAGAAATAACTAACTTAACATAGGGAGAGACTTTTTAAGGCCTCTTCAATGGTGGAAGAGTCAGTCTGAGTTGGGTTACAGAGGATGTACCTGATGATCTAGCATTGACAGGGCTGTACGTTTGTGTGTCTTAATCCAAACGGTTTCTTTCTCCAAATACAGATCACAGGGAACAAGATGACGTCTTTGAACCTGGCCACTATCTTTGGCCCCAACCTGCTCCACAAGCAGAAGAACTCAGACAAGGAGTTCAGCGTACAGAGCTCAGCCAGGGCCGAGGAGAGCACGGCCGTCATCGCCGTGCTGCAGAGGATGATCGCCAGCTACCAAACCCTCTTCATGGTCAGTAATGGAGCATGTGTGTTTCTAACTTTCATCCTCACTTCCTGCTTTCATTCATTCGCTCCTccactaaacacaaacacacagtctcaCATTTCTGTGTAAgcttaaagaaaaacaatcctTCCTGGTTTAACAATGGTTATGTCTTAGTTAATGAAAGCAAAGCTTTGCCTAGTTCagtggagagaaagaagagacagaaaaagagacaataaaggaggaaagtgagaaaaaacaaagagtgCAAGATGACAGATGGATGAGGAGTGTTTTTGGTCAAAATCATACCTTAATTCGTGTgagaaaatataacaaataaaatcttGCCAGTTAGCTGGCAATAACAACTTCTGCTTCATCATCTACTTGAACTTGTtctttccaaaataaaagcagaaagttCAGGCATGAAATCCTTCATGTGGTGTCAGAAGAGGTCACGTTTTCGAACGGATTACTGTCAACTATCAGTTGCTTTTGTTCCTTTCTGTTCCCGGGATTCTCAAACAGTGCAGACAGGCAGTTCAGGTCATTTCAGGTCCGAAACCTTATACCGTAATGTTTTGCAATGTGCCACTGCCATTCCCCTAAGACTTACATTCCTGCAGTAAGCCAATGAAGAGCTATTAATCGCTTATAGTGAACTGGGACTGACTTGCTCAGTCTTGGTGagtaaaaacagatttatagGCAGCTCAAGTTCTATGAATGACATCTGAAAGTTGTTCCGTAACCTGCTTATGTCTATATCTGGCAACTTTTACTTTCAAAGCATTTGAGGATGAGTCATTCGTAGACAGAGGGTGTTTGGGCAGTGTTTTTCATTCTAATTCACATGTTTGGCATACAATTAGTGAATTACTTGAAAATCAGATTAAGAAATGCACTGGAAATGAAGGTAACAAGACAGACATTCAGCTGTCTCATTGTttcttcctgttgttttcacattgagCCCTTGAACAAGCAGTAAACCACTTATAAACATCTtgtttataaagaaaaaaaccaGGCTATTAataaaagaggaagaaggaaatGCTGAAAGAGATCCATGTTTTATGAGGTGTTTTATTACACGGAACAGGTAAGATTTATTTACTAGAAATCAAGTACACTTTAATGTCAGACGTTCAGGTTAATGCAATTTATGTTAATAGAAATAGAATTATTACCTACCCTCTGTTTGGAAAACAAATGCATGGTAATTGTAAAGTTGTTTTAAGAAGCTTGACAGCTCTACTGTGCAGGTATGATCCAAAATAGGCATTGGAGTAGGCATGGCATAATGGCATAGGcctctaaaacagaaaaagaacattcttttttcatttatttcactgaaattgttgttttgttaataatattttttaggTGCCTCCTGATCTGCAAAATGAGGTTTTGATGAGTCTATTAGAGACTGATCCAGATGTGGTGGACTATCTTCTGAGAAGAAAAGCATCACAGTGAgttacacatgtaaacacatgaGGTGTTCACATACATGTGGTCTGCTGTTTGCCACTGTCTGTCGTTGCCTGTTATTCTTATTTTTGGGGTTTGTAATTAACCACAGGAGTCCCGACCTGTTGCAGACAGAGGAGCCCTTCACCCTGAGCGAGCGCCGTTCCTCCAGCGACTCTAACAAGGCATCCAGCGGCGAGGTGTCTCCTTATGACAACAACTCCCCGGTCCTGAGTGAGCGGAGAGGAGAGCCAGGAAGCGGCGGCGAGCAGCTCTTCCGTGTCCCAGAACAGTACACTCTGGTGGGGCAGGTGGCCGGCTGGAGCAGAGAGCCTGGAGCTGACACTTGGGGTGCCAAAGGTGAACTGTACAGTGATAGATAATTGGATTTTAATATaacagtatacatatatatatatagaaatatactGTTCTTAAACTTAAAGTTTTTTACGAAGCAAGTCTGTTCATtctctgtgtgcttttgtttactGTGTACCTGAGTACGGAGAGGATTTTGACCTCTCTTTTGCTTCCTTCAGACACTGTATCAGaggagcatgctaacatttgggGGACGTGGCACACTACTCTGAAACCAACACTCAAGGACCAACCATACACAGGTAATGACCGATGTTTTCAATCAATCCAGGCCCTGCAAATGTTGTTCCTAGTGGTTAATTAGCCAGAGCAGTAAGTGCTTGACAGCTGGTGCTGGTTATTAACTATGAGGGAGAAATAAAAACCTGAGGGACACTTAAAATCAAGGACCTAAGGCTAAAAATCACTGAAGTTTCTGTGATTTTGTTGCTGGTCGTCAGAAACCAGAGTCCTGCtag includes these proteins:
- the LOC122872138 gene encoding rho GTPase-activating protein 6-like isoform X3; the protein is MGDFTWSSLSGRSVRLTPVAIQSLSELERARLQEVAYTRLHQDYDLGCQITMPKDGQKRKKSLRRKLDSLSKEKSKDKECIPQAFSIPLSQVIANDRTHRQRQDSYRQDPPQREEHKDSSDLVSSILQFATKRPSNKELSSSNSSLSSTSETANESTSPNTPEAAPRSRRRGGMSVDSITDLDDNQSRLLEALQLSLPAETPSKKEKHRDKRLSLNPIYRQVPRVVDSCCQHIEKNGLQTVGIFRVGSSKKRVRQLREEFDRGVDVSLDEEHSVHDVAALLKEFLRDMPDPLLTKELYTAFINTTLLDPDEQQNVTQLLVYLLPACNSDTLHRLLEFLSTVTDHAHDRQDKVGQEITGNKMTSLNLATIFGPNLLHKQKNSDKEFSVQSSARAEESTAVIAVLQRMIASYQTLFMVPPDLQNEVLMSLLETDPDVVDYLLRRKASQSPDLLQTEEPFTLSERRSSSDSNKASSGEVSPYDNNSPVLSERRGEPGSGGEQLFRVPEQYTLVGQVAGWSREPGADTWGAKDTVSEEHANIWGTWHTTLKPTLKDQPYTGSHGNMSEGSSRSSQEGLDGLHGEGRQQAKLHRTQTAPGITECRPHPPVTRVCTTPHVETGPLQLNVSPSVTSHLNSTQGLHRASGHGLNPISRPQGGANTADGGPAMLNDSRSPPPYSAHHRLASSQSSPQLATAQRPPLQHGRLSAAQSNSASTTEAQMVPHSPEWQDWQRERWQIWQLLSSDNADTLPETLV
- the LOC122872138 gene encoding rho GTPase-activating protein 6-like isoform X1, with product MSAAQGLLNSVFSCSSPASKAITKRRLRQTRSLDPAIIRHCGTGTEGISGASFSGASAADATTSPERLAAKPALRTKIPTLKEPITPSLSSPSIPLDVSPSSNFHFDYDIVKRAKRNTAGDLPFLVRGPGAAQSGSTGTLFSPRRWLQRKVQPSSSHAYVVWKSEGDFTWSSLSGRSVRLTPVAIQSLSELERARLQEVAYTRLHQDYDLGCQITMPKDGQKRKKSLRRKLDSLSKEKSKDKECIPQAFSIPLSQVIANDRTHRQRQDSYRQDPPQREEHKDSSDLVSSILQFATKRPSNKELSSSNSSLSSTSETANESTSPNTPEAAPRSRRRGGMSVDSITDLDDNQSRLLEALQLSLPAETPSKKEKHRDKRLSLNPIYRQVPRVVDSCCQHIEKNGLQTVGIFRVGSSKKRVRQLREEFDRGVDVSLDEEHSVHDVAALLKEFLRDMPDPLLTKELYTAFINTTLLDPDEQQNVTQLLVYLLPACNSDTLHRLLEFLSTVTDHAHDRQDKVGQEITGNKMTSLNLATIFGPNLLHKQKNSDKEFSVQSSARAEESTAVIAVLQRMIASYQTLFMVPPDLQNEVLMSLLETDPDVVDYLLRRKASQSPDLLQTEEPFTLSERRSSSDSNKASSGEVSPYDNNSPVLSERRGEPGSGGEQLFRVPEQYTLVGQVAGWSREPGADTWGAKDTVSEEHANIWGTWHTTLKPTLKDQPYTGSHGNMSEGSSRSSQEGLDGLHGEGRQQAKLHRTQTAPGITECRPHPPVTRVCTTPHVETGPLQLNVSPSVTSHLNSTQGLHRASGHGLNPISRPQGGANTADGGPAMLNDSRSPPPYSAHHRLASSQSSPQLATAQRPPLQHGRLSAAQSNSASTTEAQMVPHSPEWQDWQRERWQIWQLLSSDNADTLPETLV
- the LOC122872138 gene encoding rho GTPase-activating protein 6-like isoform X2, which codes for MGDSVFLDRQNSYLGDFTWSSLSGRSVRLTPVAIQSLSELERARLQEVAYTRLHQDYDLGCQITMPKDGQKRKKSLRRKLDSLSKEKSKDKECIPQAFSIPLSQVIANDRTHRQRQDSYRQDPPQREEHKDSSDLVSSILQFATKRPSNKELSSSNSSLSSTSETANESTSPNTPEAAPRSRRRGGMSVDSITDLDDNQSRLLEALQLSLPAETPSKKEKHRDKRLSLNPIYRQVPRVVDSCCQHIEKNGLQTVGIFRVGSSKKRVRQLREEFDRGVDVSLDEEHSVHDVAALLKEFLRDMPDPLLTKELYTAFINTTLLDPDEQQNVTQLLVYLLPACNSDTLHRLLEFLSTVTDHAHDRQDKVGQEITGNKMTSLNLATIFGPNLLHKQKNSDKEFSVQSSARAEESTAVIAVLQRMIASYQTLFMVPPDLQNEVLMSLLETDPDVVDYLLRRKASQSPDLLQTEEPFTLSERRSSSDSNKASSGEVSPYDNNSPVLSERRGEPGSGGEQLFRVPEQYTLVGQVAGWSREPGADTWGAKDTVSEEHANIWGTWHTTLKPTLKDQPYTGSHGNMSEGSSRSSQEGLDGLHGEGRQQAKLHRTQTAPGITECRPHPPVTRVCTTPHVETGPLQLNVSPSVTSHLNSTQGLHRASGHGLNPISRPQGGANTADGGPAMLNDSRSPPPYSAHHRLASSQSSPQLATAQRPPLQHGRLSAAQSNSASTTEAQMVPHSPEWQDWQRERWQIWQLLSSDNADTLPETLV